CTCTCACGTAAACAGCTAGGAATCAAATAGTTGGGTCACTGGAGTACACTTACTGGataaaaaatattatcaaaaacGTTCAGCAAATACAATTTGATGTGGAAGAATTCCCACACTGATTCTTGGCAAAGaccaaaatacttttaaatatgcCACTCCTAAGTGTTTAAAATGAAGACACTCATTTTGATTTcctgagttgggggtgggggaaaacaATGGAGAACATCCCttgtcctctattttttttttcttttaaaatttcttccactTACTAGAGATACAGTAAATGCAAGTgacacagataagaaaacatgGAGAAGACCCTAATAGAAAAAGTAGGGAATAGAAACTATGTTCATAAATAGGAATTCCACACAAGAGAATTATGGGAATGAGTAAAACAGCAAGATTCCTCCAAAAAACCCGCAGTGCCAAGAATTTTCCCAATTAGAATACTCACCAGAGAAAACGGTGGCCAAGTTTCAAACTGCCCGCGCAGTGTCGGGATTGGCCATTGCATCAACTCGGCCCGATTGACGTGTACGGTGCTGTAAACTGGGTTCAAATTTTTTTCTACCGCATTTCTGTCTTAATATTTAGCAAATCCAAACTGGGGACAAGGGAGGAGTAACAGCACcactctcaaaacaaacaagttAAGTCGATTTGTACGTTTCTGTGTGTGCCAACTGCTTCATTACTAAAGTACACATGAAGTTTAGGGACAGAGCACCGGAAGCACTGTGGATATTTTACGAGTTGAcacttaaatattatattttctttggggTCAACAGGAATTGAATTTTCCCTTTACTAGGTTTGTCTGATGATAAACCTCATCCTTCTTCAGATATAAAATTGTCTCAAGCGTTGCTGCAATATGCAGTACACTGCAGTGctaattaatttcttttctttttctttttttgagacagtttcgctcttattgcccaggatggagagcAATGGcccgacctcggctcactgcaacctccacctcccgggttcaagcgattctcctgcctcagcttcccgagtagctgggattacaggcgtccgccaccacgcccagctaatttttttgtatttttagtagagacggggtttcaccatgttggccagctcgtctcgaacttctaacctcaggtgagccacccgcttcggcttcccagagtgctgggattagaggcttgagccaAAATTAGTTTCTAACAAGGCTAAAGTAAAGAATCTTGGAAATCGTCTTTGTAGCAATTAAGAAATACCTGCTGTAAGAACAGTGAGTGCCAGTTCTCTTTGGGAAGACTGGGTGGCTCTGAAAAGAGCCTTTGGGGTGTGGGCCGAGACTGACCGAACGTTCGGCGGTGGGTGGGCTCACTTGGAGCTGGTGTACTTGGTGACGGCCTTGGTGCCCTCCGACACCGCGTGCTTGGCCAGCTCCCCGGGGAGCAGCAGGCGCACGGCCGTCTGGATCTCCCTGGAGGTGATGGTCGAGCGTTTGTTGTAATGCGCCAGGCGGGAAGCCTCGCCGGCGATGCGCTCGAAGATGTCATTGACGAAGGAGTTCATGATGCCCATGGCCTTGGACGAGATACCGGTGTCGGGGTGGACCTGCTTCAGCACCTTGTACACGTACACAGAGTAGCTCTCCTTGCGGCTGCGCTTGCGCTTCTTGCCGTCCTTCTTCTGGGCCTTTGTCACTGCCTTCTTGGAGCCTTTCTTCGGGGCAGGAGCGGACTTTGAGGGCTCAGGCATGGCTGGGAGTAACTGCCGGAAAATTGgagaaaaaaactggaagaaagaCGGTAGCTCTATCAACCTACCGCTTATTCACTGCTTCTTAACGCAAATGGGGCAGAGAATGAAGTTGTGCG
The window above is part of the Symphalangus syndactylus isolate Jambi chromosome 23, NHGRI_mSymSyn1-v2.1_pri, whole genome shotgun sequence genome. Proteins encoded here:
- the LOC129473578 gene encoding histone H2B type 1-N, with the translated sequence MPEPSKSAPAPKKGSKKAVTKAQKKDGKKRKRSRKESYSVYVYKVLKQVHPDTGISSKAMGIMNSFVNDIFERIAGEASRLAHYNKRSTITSREIQTAVRLLLPGELAKHAVSEGTKAVTKYTSSKKRKRKFTEILRRPMNSESSRFWLKLRVSNQSPGTLASQSVG